A window of the Ornithodoros turicata isolate Travis unplaced genomic scaffold, ASM3712646v1 ctg00001124.1, whole genome shotgun sequence genome harbors these coding sequences:
- the LOC135376486 gene encoding uncharacterized protein LOC135376486, giving the protein MAQPPAPTASSASDDASVNPASIQHYAMRLPPFWSHNPGVWFLQVECQFALGGITSQLTKFRHVVSVLPQDVAAQVVDILSAPPAANQYDALKTAVLERTTASERKRFQELLSSEDLGDRRPSELLRHMQGLLGERALSFDASLLKQLFLQRLPTTVQMILASASTLPLQELADLADKILEVSLPSISAVPAAPPLPSAVSPAASSPSAQVRLTSPSGDSIAQLREDFGRLSAMVASVLSSRAPSNTDPVSPRRRRRDRPRSASRSPSRRRSPRRPLQDEPIGPCWYHQRYGSEARRCTRPCTWTENLPGDR; this is encoded by the coding sequence ATGGCACAGCCACCAGCCCCTACCGCTTCCTCTGCCTCCGACGATGCCTCAGTCAATCCAGCGTCAATCCAGCACTACGCCATGCGGCTGCCGCCCTTCTGGAGCCACAATCCGGGCGTATGGTTCCTACAGGTGGAATGTCAGTTCGCTCTCGGGGGCATAACATCACAGCTGACCAAATTTCGCCATGTGGTGAGCGTACTGCCGCAAGATGTTGCCGCCCAAGTGGTCGACATCCTTTCCGCTCCACCCGCCGCCAACCAGTACGACGCGCTCAAGACCGCTGTCCTCGAGCGAACCACGGCTTCGGAACGCAAGCGCTTCCAAGAGCTCCTGTCTTCCGAAGATCTTGGCGACCGCCGTCCGTCTGAACTATTGCGACACATGCAGGGGCTGCTTGGCGAGCGAGCCCTTTCCTTCGATGCCAGCCTCCTCAAACAACTCTTCCTGCAGCGCTTACCAACAACCGTGCAGATGATCCTAGCGTCTGCGTCGACTCTGCCATTGCAAGAGCTTGCGGATCTTGCAGACAAGATCTTGGAGGTTTCCCTTCCGTCCATTTCAGCCGTGCCCGCCGCACCGCCCTTGCCTTCAGCTGTTTCCCCCGCGGCGTCTTCACCATCCGCCCAAGTCCGGCTAACTTCTCCGTCCGGGGACTCCATAGCCCAACTGCGCGAAGATTTTGGACGCCTCTCCGCCATGGTAGCGTCTGTCCTGTCATCGCGTGCGCCTTCCAACACAGACCCCGTTTCGCCCAGGCGTCGCCGACGCGATCGTCCGCGCTCCGCGTCCCGCTCCCCCAGTCGACGCCGTTCACCTCGTCGGCCTCTGCAAGACGAGCCCATAGGCCCTTGCTGGTACCACCAGCGGTACGGCTCCGAGGCCCGTCGGTGCACGCGACCCTGTACTTGGACGGAAAACTTGCCCGGGGACCGTTAG